The Enterobacter oligotrophicus sequence TCAACCGTGCCAAGCCCGGAGGCGAAATGGCCGCTGGAGCGGCTGACGCTGTCGAGCAGGTAGCGACGTAGTTCGTCGCACAGCTTCGGCAGACTCTCTTTCGGCAACAGACGTAACTCCTGGGTGGAGTCAACTAACGCCAGTGTCGGGTATTTGGCAATATCAAAACTCATCAAAGGCTCATCGAGATATATAGTTTATTTATCACGCTGGATTATGTAGTCCGCTAGCGCTTCCAGTGCCGAGGTATCCAGTGATTGCGCGGCCAGTTCATTCAGTGACTGGCGGGCATCCTCTATCAGGTCCCAGGCTTTACGTTGGGCTTGCTCAAGGCCCAGCAGGGCGGGATAGGTACTTTTGCCAAGCTGCTGGTCTGCACCCTGACGTTTTCCCAATGTTGCAGTATCGCCCACCACATCCAGAATGTCATCCTGAACCTGGAACGCCAGACCGATACTCTCTGCGTATCTGTCCAGAATCGGCAGGGCGTTACGCCCGCGTTCACCTGCACTCAGCGCGCCCAGACGAACGGCGGCACGGATTAATGCCCCCGTTTTATGGCGGTGAATGCGTTCCAGCTGTTCCAGGTCAACCTGGCGGCCTTCCGCCTCTAAATCCAGCGCCTGACCGCCGCACATTCCGGCGACGCCGCTGGCCATCGCCAGTTCGGACACCATCGCCAGGCGATCGCGGTCGTTCACTTCGGCCATCGGGGCATCGCTTAAAATCGAAAATGCCAGCGTTTGCAGAGCATCTCCCGCCAGAATGGCATTTGCTTCGCCAAACTTGATATGGCAGGTCGGCTGGCCGCGACGCAGATCGTCATCGTCCATGGCGGGTAAATCATCGTGGATCAGCGAATAGGCGTGGATGCACTCAACGGCAGCCGCCGGGGCGTCCAGCGTGTTATCGCTGATCCCGAACATGTTGCCTGTGGCATACACCAGGAACGGGCGCAGGCGCTTTCCGCCTAAGAGTGCGCCATAATGCATGGCCTCAACCAGAGGAGTGTTCTGAAAAGGCTGTGGCGCAATAAAACGGCGCAGGGCGTCGTTAGCGCGGATTACGCGCGCCTGAAGCGTGTTGGCAAAATCCATTTACTCGGCGTCCGGTGTGAAAGGCGTGGTTTTTGCGTCTTCGGCATCTGAGAGCAGGATCTGCACACGCTGCTCGGCCTGCTGCAGTTTGACCTGCCCCTGGCGCGCCAGCTGCACGCCACGTTCGAATTCGTTGAGCGCCTCTTCCAGCGGGAGATCGCCGCTCTCAAGGCGGGTAACGATTTGCTCCAGTTCATTCAGCGCAGTTTCGAAACTGGCCGGTGCGTCGTTCTTCTTCGGCATAGTGAATTGACTCTTATATTCTCAGCCCCGATATGGTAACGGACTCAGGGCAATTATCAAATAACGCGCAATGTGCACAGGAGCGGCGCGATGGTGGTATACTTGCGCGCCTGGAAGCAGTCTTCGGTTATAGGGGCTGCTGTACTTTTCCATTACAAGCCTTATCGCTTGCCTAAGAAACATTGCCGCCATGAAGTTTATCATTAAATTGTTCCCTGAAATCACCATCAAAAGCCAATCTGTGCGTTTGCGCTTTATTAAAATTCTCACCGGGAACATTCGTAACGTATTAAAGCACTACGACGAAACCCTCGCCGTGGTGCGCCACTGGGACCACGTAGAAGTGCGTGCCAAAGACGAAAACAAACGTCTTGATATCCGCGACGCGCTGACCCGCATTCCGGGTATCCACCATATTCTGGAAGTGGAAGACGTCCCGTTCAGCGATATGCATGACATCTTTGAAAAAGCGCTGGTGCAGTACCGCGACCAGATCGAAGGCAAAACCTTCTGTGTGCGCGTGAAGCGCCGTGGCAAGCATGAGTTTAGCTCTATCGAAGTAGAACGCTATGTCGGCGGTGGTCTGAACCAGCACGTTGAGACGGCGCGCGTGCGCCTGACCAACCCGGATGTGACCGTGAATCTGGAGATCGAAAACGATCGCCTGCTGCTGGTAAAAGGCCGTTACGAAGGTATCGGTGGCTTCCCGATCGGCACTCAGGAAGATGTGCTGTCGCTGATCTCCGGCGGCTTCGACTCCGGCGTCTCAAGCTACATGCTGATGCGTCGCGGCTGCCGCGTACACTACTGCTTCTTCAACCTGGGCGGTGCGGCGCATGAAATCGGCGTGCGTCAGGTGGCGCATTACCTGTGGAACCGCTTTGGCAGCTCCCACCGCGTGCGTTTTGTGGCGATCAACTTTGAACCGGTGGTTGGCGAAATCCTGGAGAAAGTGGACGACGGACAGATGGGCGTGGTACTGAAACGCATGATGGTGCGTGCAGCGTCCAAAGTCGCTGAGCGTTACGGCGTACAGGCGCTGGTCACCGGTGAAGCGCTGGGCCAGGTTTCCAGCCAGACGCTGACCAACCTGCGTTTGATCGACAACGTCTCGGATACGCTGATCCTGCGTCCGCTGATCTCCCACGATAAAGAGCACATCATCGATTTAGCGCGTGAAATTGGCACCGAAGATTTTGCCCGCACCATGCCGGAATACTGCGGTGTGATCTCAAAAAGCCCAACCGTCAAAGCGGTGAAGGCGAAGATTGAAGCGGAAGAAGAGAACTTTGATTTTGCCATTCTTGAGAAAGTGGTGGCGGAAGCGTCCAACATTGATATTCGCGAGATTGCCCAGCAGACCGAGCAGGACGTGGTCGAAGTTGAGACCGTCAGCGGTTTCGGTGCCAACGATGCGATTCTGGATATCCGCTCTATTGATGAGCAGGATGACAAGCCGCTGAAGGTTGAAGGTGTGGACGTGGTGTCTCTGCCGTTCTACAAGCTGAGCACCAAATTTGGCGACCTCGACCAGAGCAAAACGTATCTGCTGTGGTGTGAGCGTGGGGTGATGAGCCGCCTGCAGGCGCTCTACCTGCGCGAGCAGGGCTTTGCGAATGTGAAGGTGTATCGCCCGTAGTTTGTTGCCGGGAGTGCGGCCTGATGCCCTCACCCCGACCCTCTCCCTGTGGGAGAGGGAGAAAAGATGAGCACGTGTAGGCCGGGTAAGGCGTAGCCGCCACCCGGCTTTTTTTATTCGTAGTAGTTATAAATCCCTGCCGCCATCACCAGCGACGACGCCACTTCGTAGGCTTTCTCGCGTCCCACCAGCAGGTCAATAATCTTTAAGCCAAAATCAATCGCGGTACCCGGCCCCTGGCTGGTCAGCAGATTGACGCGCGGGTCCCAGACGACGCGTTTATCCACCCACTGGTCCTCTGGAATCGTCTCCTTCAGCCCTGGGAAACCGGTCATGTTGCCAATCGGGAACAGGTTATGAGGAACCAGAACGGTTCCGGCGGCAGCGCAAATCGCGGCGACAATGCGACCAGACAAGTGAAACTGCCTGACGGTCTCGACTAGCAGCGGGCTGTCGCGGAAACACTCCGCGCCTTTCACTCCGCCCGGCAAGACGATGACGTCGTAATCGCCGTCAGCCACTTCGACCAGTGGAGCATCCGCGAGGAGCTTCACGCCGCGAGAGCAGGTGATGACCCGATCGCCATCGCTGGCGACGCTGGCGGTTGTCACCGCAATCCCACCGCGCACCATTAAGTCAATGGTGGTTACCGCTTCAGTCTCTTCGCTACCAGGGGCGAGGCATACCAGTGCCGACGCGCTCATACTCACTCTCCTTACGTTTAATTCGATCATACAGGCGGGCATTTTCCGGCACAGCGATGCCGTGTGCGCGGGCGCGTTTTAACAGATAGCCGGTGATGTAGTCGATTTCGGTGTGGCGTAACGCCCGAACATCCTGCAACATCGAAGAGATATTTTCTGCCGTACTATCAATAACCTGCTCAACATAATAGCGTAAATCATCCGCCGATGTGTGTAAGCCTTCACGTTCAATCACCGACGCGACCTCGGCACACAAGGCTGCAACCTCCTGAGGATGGTTTTTCAGCTCACCGTTCGGACAGTCCCACAGTGCCGTCAGCGGATTAATCACGCAGTTGGCCGCCAGCTTGCGCCAGAGCTGTGGGCGAATATTGTTATGCCAGGCCACGTCCGGCAGCACGTTTTGCAGTATGTCCGCCAGATAACTGTAGTCGCCATCCTGTTCACGGGCCGGGCCAATGTGCGTTACGCCGCTGGCAACATGCACAATGATATTGCCATCACGTCGTGCGGCATGCGTGGTGGTGGCCATCAGCAGGGGCTGGGCGATGCTTTTCAGCTCATCAAGGGTGCCCATACCGTTATGCAACAGTAAAATGGGCGACGTGGAGGGGAGCTGATCCGCCAGTGTTTTCACCGCATCCGAAACCTGCCACGCTTTGAGAGTGACCAGTAGCAGGTCGCTTTGCGCAAGAAAATCAGGATCGTTCGCGGTGAGCGATTCGTTAAAGATGCTTCCGTCTTCATCAATCAGGTTTACACTGCAGTAGGGCTGGGGCACACGCAGCCAGCCCTGTACCTCGTGTCCGTGCTTGCACAGCGCGGTTAGCCATAGCTGGCCAAGGGCTCCGCATCCGAGCACTGTAATTTTCATTGTTCCTCCTCACCTGCAACTGCGCCAGGTGTTACGGCCTAAGTATAGCGCCGTCAGCTACGCTTCTCGTTATGCCTTGTAGCGGGTATTATGCAACGCAACAAAAATGAAGGGAGAAGAAAAGATGCCATCTTTCGATATTGTTTCCGAAGTTGATATCCAGGAAGTCCGCAACGGCGTGGAAAACGCAAGCCGTGAAGTTGAGTCACGTTTCGATTTTCGCGGCGTTGAGGCGACGTTTGAGCTGAACGATGCAAATAAGACGATTAAGGTGCTGAGCGAATCTGATTTCCAGGTAAATCAGCTGCTCGATATTCTGCGCGCCAAGCTGTTAAAGCGTGGCATTGAAGGCACATCGCTGGATGTGCCGGAAGAGTTTGTGCACAGCGGCAAAACCTGGTTTATTGAAGCCAAACTGAAGCAGGGTATTGAGAGCGCGGTGCAGAAAAAAATCGTTAAGCTCATTAAAGACAGCAAGCTGAAAGTTCAGGCGCAGATCCAGGGGGAAGAAATCCGTGTAACCGGTAAATCCCGTGACGATCTGCAGTCCGTCATGGCGCTGGTGCGCGGTGGCGATCTGGGACAACCGTTCCAGTTTAAAAACTTCCGCGATTAAGTCAAAAAAGCCCGGTTTTCCGGGCTTTTTTTCAGGCTTTCAGCGCCTGCTCCACTTCAAAGCGGTTAGTGATTTTGCTGTCAATTTTGACGTAGGCGCTACGCTCTTCCGGCACAACCAACACCTCAGTAACGCCTTCTTTCGCTTCAAGGCGCTGTTTTAGCGCATCGTTAATGTCGATATCGTCCGGGATTTCCACTCGTAAACTGCTGACATAGCGCGGCTCTTTCATGGTGCTGGCGATAAGCAGCCAGAGCATCGCCAGCAATGCACCTGCTAAAAATACCGTTTGAGAGTCAAACAGGCCGTCCACCCAGCCGCCGAGGGAGCCACCAATCGCGACGCCGATAAACTGACTGGTGGAGTAAATCCCCATCGCGGTGCCTTTGTAGCCAGCCGGGGATTCTTTGCTGATAAGTGAAGGTAACAGCGCTTCCATCAGATTAAAGGCCAGGAAGAATAGCTGCACGCCGATAACCAGTTCCCAGAAGTGGGGGCCCGAACCCCACAGCACGATTTCCGCAATCAGCAGTAGTGCCACGCAACCGAGGAAGACGCGTTTCATCTTACGTTTCACTTCGGCGTAGATGATAAACGGCACGACGGAGACAAAAGAGATAAGCATGGTCACCAGATAGATTTTCCAGTGTTCCGCAGCCGGGAAGCCCGCAGCCGCCAGTTGGCCTGGAAGCGCCACAAACGTGGACATTAGCAGGATGTGCAGGCACATAATGCCGAAATTCAGCTTCAGCAGGCGTGGCTCGGCAATCACCTTATTAAAGCTGCCTTTTACCATGCCGGATTCACGGTTCAGAACGTGGTTTTTACTGTCCGGGACAACCCATAGCGTTAATGCAATGCCGAGCGTTGCTAGCGCGGCAATCATCCAGAACAGGGCGTGCAGGCCAAGTTTATGCGTGATGATGGGGCCAAGCACCATCGCAATCGCAAAGGTGACGCCAAAGCTGACGCCAATAAAGGCCATCGCTTTAGTGCGGTTCTGCTCGCGGGTTAAGTCCGACAATAGCGCCATAACGGCGGCGGCAATCGCGCCAGAGCCCTGCAGGGCGCGGCCAAGAATAATGCCCCAGATAGAGTGGGAGAGGGCGGCAATCACGCTACCCAGTACAAAGACCAGTAGCCCGCCGACGATAAGCGGCTTGCGACCAACGCGGTCAGAGAGTAAACCAAAGGGGATCTGGAAGATCGCCTGGGCTAAACCATAAATGCCAATCGCCAGGCCAATCAACGCTTCGCTGGCACCCTGTAGCGCCATTCCGTATGTGGTCAGAACAGGCAGGACCATAAACATGCCAAGCATACGTAGCGAGAAAACAGTCCCTAAACCCCAGGTCGCGCGCAACTCGCCCGGCGTCATTTTATAATCGTTCATTACCACCTCTACCAAAATGCAGGCCATAGTTTAGGCGGGGTGATAAGTGCGGTAAATAGGTGTTTGTTTAAGAGATATTACGAGGGTGTGATAAAAGCACCCTCGGATAAAAAAATTACGCCTCGACGCGCAACCCGTAGCTTTTGAATTTTTCAAGCACGACGGCAATTTCCTCGTTGCTGAGCACCGGGACGGGATCAACAATCGCCAGCGTTTTCAGATAGAGTTTTGCCAGTACCTCCACTTCCTGCGCCAGCCACAGCGCTTTCTCAAGGCTCTCTTCGCAGGTTATCAACCCATGATGCTGCAACAGCGTGGCTTTGCGATCGCGTAACGCCACCGCGACATGCTCTGACAGGGCG is a genomic window containing:
- the ispA gene encoding (2E,6E)-farnesyl diphosphate synthase, giving the protein MDFANTLQARVIRANDALRRFIAPQPFQNTPLVEAMHYGALLGGKRLRPFLVYATGNMFGISDNTLDAPAAAVECIHAYSLIHDDLPAMDDDDLRRGQPTCHIKFGEANAILAGDALQTLAFSILSDAPMAEVNDRDRLAMVSELAMASGVAGMCGGQALDLEAEGRQVDLEQLERIHRHKTGALIRAAVRLGALSAGERGRNALPILDRYAESIGLAFQVQDDILDVVGDTATLGKRQGADQQLGKSTYPALLGLEQAQRKAWDLIEDARQSLNELAAQSLDTSALEALADYIIQRDK
- the xseB gene encoding exodeoxyribonuclease VII small subunit, coding for MPKKNDAPASFETALNELEQIVTRLESGDLPLEEALNEFERGVQLARQGQVKLQQAEQRVQILLSDAEDAKTTPFTPDAE
- the thiI gene encoding tRNA uracil 4-sulfurtransferase ThiI, translating into MKFIIKLFPEITIKSQSVRLRFIKILTGNIRNVLKHYDETLAVVRHWDHVEVRAKDENKRLDIRDALTRIPGIHHILEVEDVPFSDMHDIFEKALVQYRDQIEGKTFCVRVKRRGKHEFSSIEVERYVGGGLNQHVETARVRLTNPDVTVNLEIENDRLLLVKGRYEGIGGFPIGTQEDVLSLISGGFDSGVSSYMLMRRGCRVHYCFFNLGGAAHEIGVRQVAHYLWNRFGSSHRVRFVAINFEPVVGEILEKVDDGQMGVVLKRMMVRAASKVAERYGVQALVTGEALGQVSSQTLTNLRLIDNVSDTLILRPLISHDKEHIIDLAREIGTEDFARTMPEYCGVISKSPTVKAVKAKIEAEEENFDFAILEKVVAEASNIDIREIAQQTEQDVVEVETVSGFGANDAILDIRSIDEQDDKPLKVEGVDVVSLPFYKLSTKFGDLDQSKTYLLWCERGVMSRLQALYLREQGFANVKVYRP
- the yajL gene encoding protein deglycase YajL, translating into MSASALVCLAPGSEETEAVTTIDLMVRGGIAVTTASVASDGDRVITCSRGVKLLADAPLVEVADGDYDVIVLPGGVKGAECFRDSPLLVETVRQFHLSGRIVAAICAAAGTVLVPHNLFPIGNMTGFPGLKETIPEDQWVDKRVVWDPRVNLLTSQGPGTAIDFGLKIIDLLVGREKAYEVASSLVMAAGIYNYYE
- the panE gene encoding 2-dehydropantoate 2-reductase yields the protein MKITVLGCGALGQLWLTALCKHGHEVQGWLRVPQPYCSVNLIDEDGSIFNESLTANDPDFLAQSDLLLVTLKAWQVSDAVKTLADQLPSTSPILLLHNGMGTLDELKSIAQPLLMATTTHAARRDGNIIVHVASGVTHIGPAREQDGDYSYLADILQNVLPDVAWHNNIRPQLWRKLAANCVINPLTALWDCPNGELKNHPQEVAALCAEVASVIEREGLHTSADDLRYYVEQVIDSTAENISSMLQDVRALRHTEIDYITGYLLKRARAHGIAVPENARLYDRIKRKESEYERVGTGMPRPW
- a CDS encoding YajQ family cyclic di-GMP-binding protein; amino-acid sequence: MPSFDIVSEVDIQEVRNGVENASREVESRFDFRGVEATFELNDANKTIKVLSESDFQVNQLLDILRAKLLKRGIEGTSLDVPEEFVHSGKTWFIEAKLKQGIESAVQKKIVKLIKDSKLKVQAQIQGEEIRVTGKSRDDLQSVMALVRGGDLGQPFQFKNFRD
- a CDS encoding MFS transporter, producing MNDYKMTPGELRATWGLGTVFSLRMLGMFMVLPVLTTYGMALQGASEALIGLAIGIYGLAQAIFQIPFGLLSDRVGRKPLIVGGLLVFVLGSVIAALSHSIWGIILGRALQGSGAIAAAVMALLSDLTREQNRTKAMAFIGVSFGVTFAIAMVLGPIITHKLGLHALFWMIAALATLGIALTLWVVPDSKNHVLNRESGMVKGSFNKVIAEPRLLKLNFGIMCLHILLMSTFVALPGQLAAAGFPAAEHWKIYLVTMLISFVSVVPFIIYAEVKRKMKRVFLGCVALLLIAEIVLWGSGPHFWELVIGVQLFFLAFNLMEALLPSLISKESPAGYKGTAMGIYSTSQFIGVAIGGSLGGWVDGLFDSQTVFLAGALLAMLWLLIASTMKEPRYVSSLRVEIPDDIDINDALKQRLEAKEGVTEVLVVPEERSAYVKIDSKITNRFEVEQALKA